gggccatccacataatatttacaacatTTTTCACTAAACAGGTAATAAGATATGTTTTTAATGTCCATTTATTATGTGGATAGGATAAAGTACGATACCGTCACATGCGGTCCCGAATAAGATATGTTTTTAATGTCCATTTATTATGTGGATAGGATAAAGTACGATACCACCACACGCAGTCCCGAATTGCATAAAAACGAGGATTAAATTGCTATCAATGTGTGATTAATTACCTtctatcttaaaaaaaaaaaaaaaaaaaaacaaacagacGAACACTGGCATCTTTTGTGTTTAAGATGACCTTCATAGTTGGAATAAGTTTTCACCAGAATGGTTGTTTAACACTCTGACATCTGATGTAAACGtttcaattcaaatttaatCAAAGTGTTTAACACTCTGACATTGAGCTTGAAACAAACACTGACATCTTTTGTTTAACACTCTGACATctgatataaataaataaattcaaagaCAATTTCCGAAGTAACATAAACTTTCATCCATTTTCGCAATCCAATATCTTGGGCCTTGGGGTTGGGCTTGGTTCAAGCTCAATGTCGAATCCCATTTTCATCCCTGCCCCATTTTGTATTGACCAATAAGTCCCTGTCACTGAAACTTGTTTCTAAAACCCTAGTGGAAGCCGTTGAAGCTTGAAGCTAGGGTTTTAGTAACCATAATCtggtcttcttctttttttcagattttaaccGAAGCTTCAAAATTTGTTCATAATTTATGAAAATGGGCGCCGAAGAAGAAGATAATCAGAAGAGCATACCAGTTCTGCCATGGATGCGAAGCCCAATCGATGTCAGTGCCGTCCACGaatgccctctctctctcctcccctgCATTGATCCCAGGTAAAAAAACCAACCCAATTCACCAAAACTCTCTGAGAAACTTACCCACAATTCAAAATGTTAACTTTCTTGTTCTGCTTTGTGTTATGGACAAACCCAATtcacaattttttgttttactgtGAATTAGGTTGAAGGTGTCGTTGGAGAAGATGGGGATCTCTTCACTTTTCCCAGTTCAGCTTGCTGTTTGGCAGGAGACTGTTGGCCCGGGAGGTTTCGAGCGCGATTTGTGTGTTAATTCTCCAACTGGAAGTGGGAAGACTTTAGCTTATGCATTGCCAATTGTACAAATGCTGTCGACTCGCTCTGTGAAATGTCTTCGTGCGCTCGTGGTGCTGCCGACTCGGGATTTAGCATTGCAGGTTTCATTGACTTCCTATGCTTACTTCTTTTTTATCATGTCAATCTGTCTTAAGTGAATTGTTTAAAAGTGATGCTATGGAAAGGATTTTGGGTGAAATATTAACTAAATTCGCAATTTTCATCTGCCGCTGGGTCAGGTGAAAGAGGTTTTTGCTGCAATTGCACCTGCAGTGGGGTTATCTGTTGGTCTTGCAGTTGGCCAATCTTCTATCGCTGATGAAATTTCAGAGCTTATCAATAGGCCTAAGCTTGAGCTGGGTGTTAGATTTGACCCTGACGATGTTTTTCCCGAGTTACGAAGTTCTGTGGACATATTGGTGGCTACCCCAGGAAGGCTAATGGACCATATAAATAACACTAAAGGATTTACACTTGAGCATCTCTGTTATCTTGTAAGTAGCTGATTTGGTacttcaattttcatccatgtgtTGTGATACTGGAATTATAGAAGCAACAGGTGGTTCATGCACTACAGTATATCTTTTTGCAAACTGAAAAACTTGATGATGCATGTTAAATTTCAAAATCGGTTTCAGAGTTTTGTGTTTGATGTGAgttgaaacaattttttttctggtGGTCACTAATATGGCAAAGCATATGATGATTTATAGGTTGTTGATGAAACAGATCGATTGCTAAGGGAGGCATACCAGTCTTGGCTACCCACTGTGCTTCAAATCACTCGCCCTGACGATGAAAGTTTCCTTCCCTGTGCTCAAAATTTTCTACCTTCCCCATTTGGTTCCTTAAAAACCATAAGGAGATCGTGAGTTCTATGTCCATTTTCTCTTCCTctgtcaatttttatttttcagatcTTTGTTATGACACAGAATGAGCAATATTAATTCCTCTCGTCATTTTGAAATAGAActacattttatttttcccaCATCACTACCATTCTCATTTTCTAATGTACTTTTCAAACAAGGTTTTATATTCTTGTCATAGTTTATGAGAGTGCAATAGGTTAATACCATGTTATCACTGACACTCATTATCAAATGCTGGCTTTCGAATTTTTAGGATTCTTGGCACATACAACCAGCCTATTTCATGGGTTTGCCGGCTAGGGTTATAATTCTTACTTGCAGAAACTGAAACTCATATTCTGGCCACTACTAAAACTTGACTCTACCTGCAAGGGGATCTTAATACTGATGGAAATGATAACTTGTGTTTAGTTAAAAATTTAAAGCATGATATATGCCTTGCTTTTGAATGTTATCTCAAATTTGTTTCAGTGGTCTTGAGAGGGGGTTTAAGGGTAAATCTTACCCCAGGCTTGTGAAGATGGTTCTGTCAGCCACGCTAACCCAGGATCCAAGCAAACTTGCTCAGCTAGATCTGCATCATCCTTTGTTCTTGACAACTGGACAAAAGCGTTATCAGCTTCCAGAAAAGTTACAGTCCTACAAGCTGGTATTCTATCTGTACTCTATTTGTAAACACATGAGATTGGCTCTGTTTCTTTTTTATACATAAGGGAGACTTGTTAAGCTCATATTGTGCACACTTTCTTGTTGCCTTGCAAGTGTGAGATGATGGCGACGCTAGATTCATTTAGTCCCTTGGTAGCATAAATAAAGTGAAAAATCTGTGTATTATGTTTTGATAAATGTCTAATATTTTGATGTCTAAAGGGAACACGGTGTCTCTCCTAATTTTTATTCCGTCTTATTTACAGTTATGCGAATCAAAATACAAGCCATTATATTTGGTTGGACTCCTGCAAAGTTTAGGAGCAGAGAAGTGCCTCATTTTCACATCCTCTGTGGAGTCAACTCATCGTCTATGCACCttattgaactcttttgatCATCTGCCTTTCAAGATTAAGGAGTATTCAAGCCTTCAACGTCAATCTATTCGAAGGTAATTTCTGGGATATTTATATAAATTGAAGggataaaattttgaatttgtgatTTACTTATGGCAGCAAGACATTGAAGGCATTTCGGAAAGGGGAGATTCAAGTACTCGTTTCATCTGATGCAATGACTCGTGGAATGGATGTTGAAGGGGTGAGGAATGTCATTAATTATGATATGCCTCCATACATAAAGACATACATACACCGTGCAGGTCGGACAGCAAGAGCAGGCCAAAATGGTTGTTGCTTCACACTGTTGCGTAAGGAAGAGGTATGTATTGTCTTGTTAGTCTCCACCCCAACGTGCATTTCAGACCAAGGTTATGTGGAATAGAAATATAGTTACCCTATAcccatgtttttcttttttctctcattttagTATTTCCGTCTTTCTTTTACGCCCTGGTGCAACTTAAATGGGCAAACTGGTAAGTATCAATTCGTTATGAGCTTGTCATGTAAAGTAGATATTTTCTTTAAGTTTGGAACAAATTTATTTATCCGCTGAGGTCTATTCGAAAACTGGGATTATTATTTACCTTGGTTTTGCCCGTGTGAATAATCAGTTTCCCGATGTACAGATATATTTTTGCTTTCATTTATATCGGGCTTGAGCTCAAATAAGTAAAATCATCAAAGGACAACCTGCTCAGAGTTTGGGTTTGTTTGGCTCACTTTGCAGCGCTTTTGAGTCCTATTACTTGATCGAATATCTTAACTCATGAAAAATTACTCACTGATCTTGCTCATCAGCACATGGTTGGAATGAAAGTCGTTTAGGTGTTAATTATCATTCATTGTTCAGATTAAGCTTACACTCACATCATTTACTTGAACTATCGATTATAAGTTGAGATCTTTGTAATTTTCTTCTTTCGTTGCAGGTTAAGCGTTTCAACAAGCTATTACGCAAAGCTGAGAATAACTCTTGCTCTAAATACTCTGTTCCTTCTAGTTACATTGAACCACTCCACTCTATCTATGAATCCGGTAATTGCTTTGCTTATTCATCACGTCTATAAAGATTAATGTTCACTCTGATGGCTTCCACCATTACGATGTTTGCCCTCCATCGAATTTACATGTTACCTCTAACGGTTTTAAGCTTACATGGACACCAGCTAGATCTAGTCGAATGGCTTTAGATGCTCAAACCAACACTGCTCCTTATcatatcttttcttttctcaatgTGACAGCACTGGAGAAATTGAAAGAGACTGTTGAAATGGAAACATCCCGGAAGAGAAAGCGgtgaaaggaaacaaaacagaGCAGCCACGAAAAGAGAGTAATTACTGAAGCAAGTTCTGTGTAAGAGTTAAGGTTTGTGGAGGGGTAAATGTAAAAGTGAACTCCCCTCAGTATACATGCTTCATAGTTGGTGTAACAACTGGTATGTTAGCAACCATTTATAAACTTTTTACCACCAAAGCATTTTTGCTGCCTTCTTAGTCGTAAATGGTTGGTTCAGATGATATCGCAGCAGGACCTTGCAGGCGATCGGACATTTAGTTTGATACAGAGCTCAGGTCTACGGACAAGGTCGTATCGCAAGAAGACATTAATCTGTATACTGTTGAACTAGCTCATGTTCTTAAAACTTCAGTAACCAAACAATCTGATAGATTACGTCACAACTATCGTAGATACGAATACGACAATAATGGAATTAAGCTTAAGATATATAGACAAACTATTATAATATAAAGAGTATCAATTTATCAGATCTCTCTTACTGCTGTTTGAAGGGTTCTTGTTTTTGTGATAAAGAATATATATGCAACTGCTATCAGGCTACGATATTTTTCTGTTTTAACATATATGACCACATTTAGCCGCTACAAAACAGCCGCGATCGTCACGAACTACTCCGCCGTAGCCGCTTAATTTCCTTTCCGCATCCCACGCACCATCGACATTCAGTTTCAGTTTGCCGGATGGAGGTGAAACAGGCACTGAAAGTATTGAATCAAGAACTTCTTGTTCGGCATTCCCACTCTGTGCCAAACACACATTACTGAATTTTCAGTATGGCTCAACATCTCAGATGGTGCAGGTTGAGCCACTCATACGATCTATGTACATTGGGTTCCGGAAGCACACGACCGAGTATAGGGACTGCTCTGCTGGCCATGATGTAGAAAACGGTGATTCTGGCAGCCGAGTCTATGCTTCTTGAtcaagaggataccaaggctgcCAAGGAGGTGGCAAGAACTGTGGCAGCCGAAGTTTACTCCTCAGCTGAGAAAGTCAAGAAATTGGAATCTGAGCTtgctgctttgaaggggtctaatatctcCGCCCCCACTTCTGAACAATTTGCGACAAAGGCCACGAGTACTAGTGCCTATTGATGGTAAAAGACATGAATCTCGTTCATGCTTTAGCCTAGTTTTTGTGTAGTGATGGTTACGTTTACATTACATAGAATTGCAATGTGATCATGTGAAGCTATCAAAAATTGCAGTAAGAAGTTACGCACCAAATATTCCAAACCAAATCAAGATGTTGACtcaataatttatatttttggagTGAAACCAAATCCA
This genomic interval from Malus domestica chromosome 05, GDT2T_hap1 contains the following:
- the LOC103435160 gene encoding DEAD-box ATP-dependent RNA helicase 1, with amino-acid sequence MKMGAEEEDNQKSIPVLPWMRSPIDVSAVHECPLSLLPCIDPRLKVSLEKMGISSLFPVQLAVWQETVGPGGFERDLCVNSPTGSGKTLAYALPIVQMLSTRSVKCLRALVVLPTRDLALQVKEVFAAIAPAVGLSVGLAVGQSSIADEISELINRPKLELGVRFDPDDVFPELRSSVDILVATPGRLMDHINNTKGFTLEHLCYLVVDETDRLLREAYQSWLPTVLQITRPDDESFLPCAQNFLPSPFGSLKTIRRSGLERGFKGKSYPRLVKMVLSATLTQDPSKLAQLDLHHPLFLTTGQKRYQLPEKLQSYKLLCESKYKPLYLVGLLQSLGAEKCLIFTSSVESTHRLCTLLNSFDHLPFKIKEYSSLQRQSIRSKTLKAFRKGEIQVLVSSDAMTRGMDVEGVRNVINYDMPPYIKTYIHRAGRTARAGQNGCCFTLLRKEEVKRFNKLLRKAENNSCSKYSVPSSYIEPLHSIYESALEKLKETVEMETSRKRKR